The Anser cygnoides isolate HZ-2024a breed goose chromosome 4, Taihu_goose_T2T_genome, whole genome shotgun sequence region CCTCTTAATCCTGGAATGTAGAACCTGGGTTAGAGGAGGAAAGAGCTGTAGCTTTTCATTACTGTAGCTAGCTGTAGCCGTTCATTACTTCTGGTCTTAACCACCACAGGCTGATTTCTCCACATGTTCttgtgttggtttgtttttcagggaCAGCTCTATTGCTTAGACCAGGCTGCTGCAAGAATGGGGCCCCTGGAAGCAATAGGTGAAGAAAAccagacagaagaaatgaaaatgaagctgtTCACCAAGCTGTACTTGCCAAGATACACCACGCCACTCAACGAGCTGGCTCTCGACCCTAAACCCGAACTGAAGGACAGCACGACGCTAGTCGAAGTGCAGATAATCCTCATCTTTGCTTACTGTTCCATCATCCTGCTGGGGGTGATCGGAAACTCCCTGGTGATCCACGTGATCATCAAGTTCAAAAGCATGCGCACAGTGACTAACTTCTTCATTGCCAACCTGGCCGTGGCTGATCTGCTGGTGAATACACTGTGCCTGCCCTTCACTTTAGTTTACACACTGTTGGGCGAATGGAAACTGGGCCCAGTCTTGTGCCACCTGGTGCCTTATGCCCAGGCTCTTGCTGTGCACGTGTCGACTGTTACATTGACTGTGATCGCTTTGGATCGGCATCGCTGCATCGTCTACCACTTGGAAAGCAAAATATCTAAACGGATCAGCTTCTTGATCATAGGAGTTGCCTGGGCAGTCAGTGCCCTGTTGGCAAGTCCTCTGGCCATCTTCCGTGAATACTCACTGATTGAGATCATTCCTGACTTCAAGATTGTGGTCTGCTCTGAGAAGTGGCCAGGGGAGGGACAGCTTAACTACGGCACCATCTACAGCATCTCCATGCTTCTGATCCAGTACGTGCTGCCTCTGGCTGTCATCTCCTACGCTTACACCCGTATTTGGACCAAGCTCAAGAACCACGTTAGTCCAGGGGCTGGGAACGACCACTACCACCAGCGGCGGCAGAAAACCACCAAGATGCTGGTGTGTGTGGTTGTCGTGTTCGCTGTCAGCTGGCTGCCCTTTCACACCTTCCAGCTGGTCAGTGATATTGACAGTCAGGTGCTAGACCTGAAAGAGTACAAACTGATCTACACAGTGTTTCACGTCATTGCCATGTGCTCAACATTTGCTAACCCCCTTCTCTATGGCTGGATGAATAACAACTACAGGACGGCCTTCCTCACAGCCTTTCAGTGCGAGCAGCGGCTGGACTCCATCCACCCTGAAGTATCAGCAGCTTTCAAAGCTAGGAAGAAACTGGAAGCAAAGAGGAGTCAGTTCCCTGGAGACTCTTTCACACAACCTACCAATGTTTAAGATTTCTGACTTTAGAGAAGAAATGCATATGTTGTGGACAAAGGAATTAAATCCATTTTgacacatgcatttttaatgcataGTTTTACTCATAAATGGTGGAAGAAGAGTAGCAGGGAAGTCAAGGCAGGTGGTGTGATTTGAGGGAAGATAAGATTGTCACCACAAGGATGTGACTATACAACTGAGGAAATAAAAGGGAGAGACTTCATTTAGGCTGTCTCATGCTAAGAGACACTCCCATCCCTCCCATCTCTTCATGACAAATTTAAatgacaaaagcaaaattttgctgcttttgctgtagGGAGGCAAACAGCTGATTTCTAGCTCAGAAATACTGTGGGAGCAGGCAACTTGTATATTGCATGTGGAGACTGGGGAGAAGAGAAGTCTGTTGGGAAAATGAAACCTGTCTGGGGAGAATGGGCTCTGCTGGTTAAAGATCAAGGTTTTCAGACCCCTTTTCTCCCACAGGAACCTTTTGCAAAATAAGGGAATTAGGATGAGAAATGTATTACTGTTTTTGACTTGTACTGAAGCACTTCAAACGAAAGCATTCAAAATGggttagaggaaaaaaaaagcaaaaatgaaaaaataccagttttggtgtgaagaaaggaaaaggtggGTTTTGGCCGATCAAATGGAGTAGAAAGTCATTCCTTAAGAATTGGCTGTGGTTATTCTGGTGACAAAACTGCAAGCCTGTGACCTGATGGCTCATTCCCTGC contains the following coding sequences:
- the NPY2R gene encoding neuropeptide Y receptor type 2, which translates into the protein MRGAPPPPPPNFPPCPSASQEGNAAGQLYCLDQAAARMGPLEAIGEENQTEEMKMKLFTKLYLPRYTTPLNELALDPKPELKDSTTLVEVQIILIFAYCSIILLGVIGNSLVIHVIIKFKSMRTVTNFFIANLAVADLLVNTLCLPFTLVYTLLGEWKLGPVLCHLVPYAQALAVHVSTVTLTVIALDRHRCIVYHLESKISKRISFLIIGVAWAVSALLASPLAIFREYSLIEIIPDFKIVVCSEKWPGEGQLNYGTIYSISMLLIQYVLPLAVISYAYTRIWTKLKNHVSPGAGNDHYHQRRQKTTKMLVCVVVVFAVSWLPFHTFQLVSDIDSQVLDLKEYKLIYTVFHVIAMCSTFANPLLYGWMNNNYRTAFLTAFQCEQRLDSIHPEVSAAFKARKKLEAKRSQFPGDSFTQPTNV